The region CATCCACCCCCCGGACGTTATCGATTCGATTAGAACTCTCGATTTAAATTTCACTGTATCGTGCACCCCGCAAAGCTACCCCCAAAACAGTCAAAATAGGCCGCAATCGTCATAGGACTGATAACTTTGACCCCATGGGCTGTTGGTCACGCTTTCCTGGGTGCAATAAACCTCCAAGGATTACGATAAGATACTCCGCATTGTCGGTGCTGATCACTATCGAACAGCAGGGATTAAAGAACTCTGTAAACCAGTTTTGGGTTCTATATAAAGTACCTTCTCACTGGTGCTATTCGAGTCAGTATTTCGCATCCGACACTGCAGCCACGCGGCAGCAACATGAAGCGCTTTTTTGTATCGTTCGTagtcctggtggtggccaccattgcgACGGTGGCTGAGATTAGTCCCAAGTGCGCGGTCTCCGTAACTACGGCTAGTGGATCGCAGGCTCGCCCCGGCCCGTACTGCTCCGGAGAGCTGATCTTTGAGGATAACTTCAACTTtttggattttgaaaaatgggaGCACGAGAACACCATGAGTGGCGGTGGGGTAAGTATCGAACGATCACGTGTCGTATCGTATCGTGGGCACTAAATTTCGCGTGCACGTTTTCTCTTTCAAGAACTGGGAGTTTCAACGGTATCTAAACCACCGATCGAATTCGTACTGCGAGAATGGCATCTTCTACATTCGCCCAACCCTGTTGGCCGATGAAACCGGTGAAGCGTTCCTGAGCAGCGGAATTCTTAACATTCACGGTGGACAACCGGCGGACCAGTGTACCAGCCCGATATTCTGGGGCTGCGAACGGCAAGGCACCCCAACAAACTACATCAACCCGATCAAGAGTGCCCGGGTGCGTTCGGTGGAATCGTTCAACTTCAAGTACGGTACGCTGGAAGTGCGTGCCCGCATGCCCACCGGTGACTGGCTGTGGCCTGCCGTTTGGTTGTTGCCCAAGCGCCAAGTGTACGGTATGTGGCCAGCTTCCGGAGAGATCGATCTGCTGGAATCGCGAGGCAACGTTGATTATCGCGACGCCAACGGTGTGCACATCGGAACGGAGCAGTTCGGCTCTACGCTACACTTCGGCCCGAGCACAACACTAAACGGTTGGGAGACGACGGTCGCGTACAAGAACACTCCGGCTGGACAGGGCTGGAACACGGGTTTCCACAACTATCAGCTCACCTGGACACCGGATTACATTCGTTTCTCGGTTGATGGTCAGCTCGTGCGACAGATCGACGCCGGCACCGGTTTCTGGGATCGTGGTAACTTTGGCAACATCGCACCGGGCACTGAGAATCCCTGGATTCACGGTACGCGCATGGCACCGTTCGATCAGGAGTTCTACATCATCATGAATCTGGCGGTCGGAGGCACGAATGGATACTTCCCGGATGTGCCCCCGGCAACCAACGCTAACCGCGGCAAACCGTGGGCCAACAACTCACCGTCGGCGGCACGTGACTTCTGGCAGGGACGCAACTCGTGGCTGCCAACCTGGCGGATGACCACCAACCGTGGCAAGGAATCCTCGCTGCAAGTTAACTACGTCCGCGTCTGGGCTCTGTAAGACTGTGGAGAATGAGTAATTCCCACTGAACATTAAAGCACTCTGCTCTGTATAAGCAGTTATCataatttcaataaacgaCGTCATGTGAAATCAATATCGCAAGTGGTTGAATCAAGATGACTAACAGTACCAATCGGGTTGAGGCGCACTTTATGGTTGagaaattcaaattattcaTTCACTCATCATCTTTAATCATGCGAAagattatatttttttatttttatttaaatgggGGCCTTTCTTTTTATGCGCAAATAGACATACGACGGAATATCTTTTAACGTTCGAAGTCTAGGCATGATTGTTGAACAACACACCAGCTAAGCATCAAAATTACATGTATcaagaaaatcgatcgatggattatCCTAAATGTAAAAATCTCAAGGtaaaaatgagaagaaaacaCCAACATCATACCATTTCTTTCCCAGACAACCCGTTTGATTAGCGACATCTGATAAAACCTCTCGGCACCCAAATCAATAGAGTGTGCCGTCCACTTTTAGGTACATTCAGGTACGTTGAATCGGCCATCGCACGTGGTCACGCTTATCAGCAATTTTTCGATCCGCAATAAACATGAAAGTGAATCCAACTCCATCGGTGGGGTACTAGAAAGCGATGAACTGGAAGGAAATATACTGATTGGCGACACGCCATACATCTGATTACGATTATCTGCCTAGTATTTTCGGCTGCACTTGAGTTGATGACATCGTGCGACGTTACCCTGCAGGCCACCTGTGACGTACCAAGGGAATCGATGAGGCCGGTTCGGAAGCGAATCCAGATTAGCAAATGGTACCGGCGTAAATGGTACCAGTGTATCGTTATCCGAATGAGGATGCATTGTTCATTATTGTTCGCGCCATACCGATCCGTGTGAACTGCGGTTCCCACCCCACGCATCGCTCCCATGGGAGGTCGCTTTACACGCAGTGTAGCGCATAGCAATCCGATAAGATACTCTGGCTATTATCAAATATTACCTCCACGATAGACGTTTTATGGGCACACGTCTGTGAATCGATTGCCTGGAGATGAATGATTCGAATATAAAACGATGTAGCCGGCCGGTATGGACTTCCATTCGCGAGTGAAACTCTGACCTAGCTGGAGTGGGTGGTAAAGCGGCAAGATGGGCTTTTTCGATCGAAAGACGATACCTTTGCTAGTGATAATAGTGGGTTTATCGGCTGCGCTGATAGCCGTGTGTATCGACGCGTACGCAGGTGATTCGAATGATGACGAGCGTCCGAAGGTGCCGGATGATGTGAAGCTGGACTGTGAACGACCCTCGGTAACGACGGCCAGTGGTAATCTGGTCAAAAGTACCGTATTCTGTCCCGGTGATTTGATATTCGAGGATAACTTTGATCATCTGGATCTGCAAAAGTGGGAACACGAGCACACgcttggcggtggcggtgtaaGTCAATGAGCCCGCAACGAACATAATCTGACGCCTTAGCATCACGTCTACTCTCTTTATCCGTCACACAGAACTGGGAGTTCCAGTACTATCTCAACAACCGAAGGAATTCGTTCGTCAAGGATGGTATCTTCTTCATTCGCCCAACGCTGATGGCGGACGACTTTGGCGAGGCCTTCCTCTCGTCCGGACTGCTCAACATTCACGGCGGTACACCATACGATTAGTAAGCGAAGTCTGAATGGACAGAAGTACGAAAAGATGGATTGGACTGATGGCATTCTGTAACTCTCCGTAACAGCTGTACCAATCCGTCGAACTATGGCTGCGAACGGCAAGGTAATCCGACGAACTACATCAACCCGATCAAGAGTGCCCGCGTGCGCACGATCCAGTCGTTCAATTTCAAGTACGGTAAGCTCGAGATCCGCGCCAAGATACCGACCGGCGAGTGGCTGTGGCCCGCCCTGTGGCTGATGCCCAAGATGAACCAGTACGGTACGTGGCCGGCCTCGGGTGAGATCGATCTGATGGAGAGCCGCGGTAACCTTGACTACACGGCAGGCGGCCAGCAAATAGGCGTGGAGCACGTAGGAACGACGATGCACTTTGGCCCGTATCCCAGTCTGAATGGTTACGAGGAGGCCAACGAGGGCAAAGTGGCACCGAAGGGACAGGGCTTCAACAAGGACTTCCATTTGTACCAGCTCGAGTGGACACCGGACTTTATAAAGTTCAGTGTCGACAATGAACAGGTGATGCTGCGTGAAGGCAACTTTTGGGAGCTTGGCCGATTCGACGAGAGGGCACCCGGTGC is a window of Anopheles aquasalis chromosome 2, idAnoAquaMG_Q_19, whole genome shotgun sequence DNA encoding:
- the LOC126571503 gene encoding beta-1,3-glucan-binding protein-like, translated to MKRFFVSFVVLVVATIATVAEISPKCAVSVTTASGSQARPGPYCSGELIFEDNFNFLDFEKWEHENTMSGGGNWEFQRYLNHRSNSYCENGIFYIRPTLLADETGEAFLSSGILNIHGGQPADQCTSPIFWGCERQGTPTNYINPIKSARVRSVESFNFKYGTLEVRARMPTGDWLWPAVWLLPKRQVYGMWPASGEIDLLESRGNVDYRDANGVHIGTEQFGSTLHFGPSTTLNGWETTVAYKNTPAGQGWNTGFHNYQLTWTPDYIRFSVDGQLVRQIDAGTGFWDRGNFGNIAPGTENPWIHGTRMAPFDQEFYIIMNLAVGGTNGYFPDVPPATNANRGKPWANNSPSAARDFWQGRNSWLPTWRMTTNRGKESSLQVNYVRVWAL
- the LOC126573111 gene encoding beta-1,3-glucan-binding protein-like, which produces MGFFDRKTIPLLVIIVGLSAALIAVCIDAYAGDSNDDERPKVPDDVKLDCERPSVTTASGNLVKSTVFCPGDLIFEDNFDHLDLQKWEHEHTLGGGGNWEFQYYLNNRRNSFVKDGIFFIRPTLMADDFGEAFLSSGLLNIHGGTPYDYCTNPSNYGCERQGNPTNYINPIKSARVRTIQSFNFKYGKLEIRAKIPTGEWLWPALWLMPKMNQYGTWPASGEIDLMESRGNLDYTAGGQQIGVEHVGTTMHFGPYPSLNGYEEANEGKVAPKGQGFNKDFHLYQLEWTPDFIKFSVDNEQVMLREGNFWELGRFDERAPGAFNPWTSGGKMAPFDQEFYILMNVAVGGTNGFFPDNGVNANGNKPWQNESPTAPRDFWNARNDWLPSWKLNENNSSEASLQVDYVRVWAL